The window GGCGTTCGCTCGCGATGCGTTCCAGGATGGTCTCGGCGTCGGTGGAACCGGTGTTGGCGAGGGCGTCGGAGAGCAGGACGACCCGGTTCGTGGCGCCCTTGCGCAGGCCGTCGACGGCGGTCTCGTAGCCGGTCTCGACGCCCGCCGCGAGGTTGGTGGAGTCGGTGGGCTCCAGGCCGTCGACCGCCTCGCGGATCTCGCCCCGGTTGCCGTCGAGGCGGGTCATCGGCAGGACGGTCTCGGCCTCGTCGCTGAAGGTGACGACGGCGACCGAGTCGTCGTCGCGCAGCCGGTTCGTCATCGTGCGCAGGGCGTCCTGGGCGAGGTCGAGGCGGCCCGGTTCGGACATGGACCCGGAGACGTCGATGACGAAGGTGAGGGCGGCGGGCGGGCGTTCGCCATCGCCGCCGGCGGCCCGGGTGGCGAGGCCGACCCGGACCAGGGACCAGTTCTCGGCGTCGGTGCGGGCGCCGTCGACGGTCACCGAGAAGCCGTCGCCGTCCGGGCGTTCGTAGTCCTGGCGGAAGCTGTTGACGAACTCCTCCGGGCGGACCGTCGCCGGGTCGGGCAGGCTGCCCTCGTCCAGGGTGCGGCGGGCGTAGCCGTAGGAGGCCGTGTCGACGTCGAGGGCGAAGGTGGAGAGGTGGTCGGGGGACGGGGCGAAGTCGCCGGAGTCGTCGCCCTGTTCGTCGCGCTGTTCGCCGGAGTCGGGGCCCTCGGGCGCGGGAGCCGGGAAGCCGTCCGCGTCGCCGCTGCTGCCTCCCCGGTCGTACGAGGAGGAGTTGCCCCCGTCACCGCCGTCGCCGCAGCCTGTGAGGAGCAGGGCGCAGGCGGCGCCCAGGGCGAGGAACGCGGTGCCGGCCCGCCGCCCGGCCCGCCGCCTCGGCCTCGTCGTCGGCCCCGTCGTCCTCGTCGTCGGCGTGCTCCTGCGATACGCGTGCATCCGGGCCCCCTAGCCACGTCGTCCGTCGCCCTCCGCGGGTTCTCGCGGTCGGCTGTTGTGACTGTGACGGCGCGCAGGGCCCGGATGTGCGCCACGGGGTGTTGCGGATGCGTCTCGAAGCGGCCACGGCGGGCGCCCACCGAGACCGGTGGGTGATCCTCCGGTGACCTAGGAGACGACGTCCTTGCGGCCGAAACCGCGGAAGGCCAGGGCGAACAGCACCAGCGCGTACGTTACGGAGACGGAGACGCCCTGGATCATGTCGGTGTACTCGGGCTGCGGGCGGACGACGTCCAGCCAGGCGTACTGCCAGTGCGCGGGCAGGAAGTCGCGCCAGTCGCCGAGGGCGGTCACCGAGTCGAGCACGTTGCCGACGATGGTGAGGCCGACGGCACCGCCGACCGCGCCGAGCGGGGCGTCCGTCCGGGTGGAGAGCCAGAACGCCAGTGCTGCGGTGACCAGTTGGGACACGAAGATGTACCCGACCGTGATCAGCAGGGCCTGGGCGGCGGTGCCCGCGGCGAGTTCACCACCGGTGGGCAGCTCCAGCGGGCCCCAGCCGTAGGCCGCGGTGCCGACCGCGAGGGCGACGACCGGCAGCAGCACCAGCGCCGCGAGGCTGAGGGTGAGGCCGACGACGAGCTTGGACCACAGCAGGCGGGCGCGCGGCACGGGCGCGGCG is drawn from Streptomyces bottropensis ATCC 25435 and contains these coding sequences:
- a CDS encoding vWA domain-containing protein; this translates as MHAYRRSTPTTRTTGPTTRPRRRAGRRAGTAFLALGAACALLLTGCGDGGDGGNSSSYDRGGSSGDADGFPAPAPEGPDSGEQRDEQGDDSGDFAPSPDHLSTFALDVDTASYGYARRTLDEGSLPDPATVRPEEFVNSFRQDYERPDGDGFSVTVDGARTDAENWSLVRVGLATRAAGGDGERPPAALTFVIDVSGSMSEPGRLDLAQDALRTMTNRLRDDDSVAVVTFSDEAETVLPMTRLDGNRGEIREAVDGLEPTDSTNLAAGVETGYETAVDGLRKGATNRVVLLSDALANTGSTDAETILERIASERRDHGITLFGVGVGSDYGDELMEQLADRGDGHTTYVSTEEEAEKVFCEELPRHVDLTARDAKAQVAFDPATVEEFRLIGYDNRRVADEDFRDDRVDGGEIGPGHTVTALYVVRTKDGAEGGHLATATVRWLDPATRTPHEEAAGLEASALHDDLWTDSPYGLRVAAVAAYFADSLRQEDGRRPDLPARPSLHRLGLRADDLARDREDKDLYALAEAIKSAEELMG
- a CDS encoding ABC transporter permease translates to MSTLAERAEHAEPGPARPVEVADGYRAGRTLPLGVELVRQLKRRRTLVMGGILFALPLVLLIAFQVGGSPGEGNNRVNLMDTATASGANFAAVNLFAAAGFLLVIPVALFCGDTVASEASWSSLRYLLAAPVPRARLLWSKLVVGLTLSLAALVLLPVVALAVGTAAYGWGPLELPTGGELAAGTAAQALLITVGYIFVSQLVTAALAFWLSTRTDAPLGAVGGAVGLTIVGNVLDSVTALGDWRDFLPAHWQYAWLDVVRPQPEYTDMIQGVSVSVTYALVLFALAFRGFGRKDVVS